In Sparus aurata chromosome 5, fSpaAur1.1, whole genome shotgun sequence, the genomic window CCTGCAGTGATGCTGTTTGCTCCTCTGCCCCAGGATTCAGCTGTCTACCCTGCTTACGGTCATTCTCTGGGCCGACTGCAAAGGCTTGGCACTGGAGTGTCATCTGAAGGTCAATTCAGGCGCTGAGTCagtccatgtgtgtgtatgtgcgcgtgtgtgtgtgtgttggtggaggaggaggggagggtgtATGTTTGTTTGAGTGAAAGAGTGAGGGAACATGATTAGGAGGCAAAAAGAGGATGAGAAATTGATTGCAGCGATGAGAACGGGACACCAGAATTACTATCAGCCTGATTAGCATGTAGCGATGGCACGAATGCACAAGGGCACACATTTTGTTCTTTAATGGAAAGACACTCGACCTTTGGAATTCACAGATCCACTGCAAGGACAAGGGTTTACCGAGGAATGCATCAATACATCGACAGACTTTGACAAGTGGTCCAGTGTTATTTTTACTGCCACTAATGTGAACACTGTTACTCAGCTGCTCCGAGAATAGCTTGAATAATTAGCCACACAATAAAACTAGAATAAGCttttgtttaaattgttttcttcacccaacTGATACCAAAACATAGCAGTTTCACAGAAATAGCGGTGACGATCTATTCTGGTAGTTTCTGTTTTATGTAAGGTTTTGAGATGTATTATGCCGGACATTTCTTCCGCCAATTCAACACAATGTTGGCGAACGGAAACGTGTTTGTGACTCTCAAGGCACCGAAAAAGGACATTTGAGTCACAGTTTTATGTATCAGGACTGTTTCTTGCAGAAGAGAAATAGATTCATaatctttatatatttttgcaAGAAGATAATTAGGCACCACCAGATGGTAGGTCAACTTGTTCGCATTTAAAGCGGTAGTTCATCAACCCTGTCTGTTGGAGGTCAATCCAATTCAGCTGCAAGGCAACTTGTCATTAATATATGAGCCAGTAATTTTCTCTAGTTATTCTATCTTTGTCTGCAAGACATAAGCTGACATGTTGAAAATGTCCTTAAAAACTTCACTGATTGAGCTCATCTTATATCCGCTCAGGAAAAAGTTggtcttaaaataaaatcaacaatgTCTCATGAGAAAGTTACCACCAGGAATTACATCAGCAAGGAGGTGTTTCCAGGAAGATCCATGAAACAGGAGTATGGAAGCATTTAACAATTGCATTATTTAAATGAGATGAAACAGAATGAAGGATCCTACTATCTATAAGAACTCATACATTCGCCACTGTGAAAATACAAGTTAGCCTTTCTGAGGGGTTCAAGGATGAGAAATTGCAAACTGAATCACTGGGTACTATTGTAATTTAGTAGATTTACAGAGGCGGTAGATCAGACCGGCATTGGGATGAACCAAAGTCTAAATTAGGACCATGTGCTGTCTGTCGAACAAAACTGGCCACTCACAATTCAATGAGTCCCTGAAACTATTACCTCCGATTCCCAACCCAAACAATGCAAATGATTGCCTGTTGTagaaagtgttcctgagcccgtGTAGAAATACCCTTTAcacaatcatgtgtttcacaaagtgttgCACCTCGCCTCACCCTTGCTTATGAACGATTGTGCCTGTTGAGAATGTCTCTTTCACACCCAATCATAATACTATCACCACTGTTACCAGTGAACCTGTTTATTGAACCTGTGGattgttccaaacaggtgttatTGGAGCATCCTTCacctttcccagtcttttgttacCCTTATCCCAACTTGTTGGCACAGAAATCAGTTTCGCCTGCGCTTGCTCTTCAAGCATCATATACATTTACTCTTCAAAAGTAATTGCTGGGAAACCATTATCCGAAAAATGTTGTCACCATGGTCAACATACTTTCAATCCCCTATCAACTATTGAGGTAACATTCTGTTTGGTAGATCTAAGCTCCACAAGCTGCGGTTCCTCGAATGGCCACTTGAGGGTGGCTCCAAAAGGGACGCAATCCTAACAGAGCCCCAAATGAACATTCCCAACTTtttagcaaaaataaacatctttacaTCCTGGTACAAAAAATGGTTTTGGTCTCCATCTAtgacaaaatgttcttgttcATGACAAAGTGTCCGttatcaggaattaatggcCGGCGGGCTTTTTTTGGACCACACATACAAGATTACTGTAGGTAATAGAAACTACCAACTGACAACTGGATTTGAGGATTCACTGCAGAAATACTGAACACACGAAGCTCTCAGAAAAATCTAATGTAATAACCGCAGCATTGCTGTTCTGTGATGGATGAGAAATGTGCGTGTATGTGAGCACAGGCCTGCTTCTTTTCAACTTGTCAGAATTCATAACTTCTGACCACGGAGGCTGTTACTCACACAGTCAGTGTTGTTGCCATGGCGCCGGGCTGTTTTCCAGCACTGACCCCACTGTTACAGCTGTGCCCCCCTCCGACAGCCATCAAACAGGCAGCCCCTCAAAAAAACCTGCATACAGactctctgtttgtgtcttctCCAGGTTCCCACGACTCCTTCAGCTTCTACATCGACGAGGCATCTCCGGTTGGCCCCGAGCAGCCAGAGACGGTGCAgaactttgtttctgtttttggcaCGGTGGCCAAGAAGCTAATGAGGAAGTGGTTAGCTACACAGACTATGAACTTCAACAGCCAACTGGAGGCTGGGATTCGCTTCTTTGACCTGCGCATCTCCACCAAGCCCCGCGACCCCGACAACGAGCTGTTCTTCGCCCACGGGCTCTTCAGTGCCACGGTTAGCTCACAGTTTTTGGGTGCTTTTTTGATGTGATGAACATTTGCCAAGGCTTGTTGTTGCTAAGGGATATCTGTGCATttttgtgtgtatctgtgtgtgtctgtgtgtgtggcagcagttttctttgtgaGTGCAGACTGAGAGCTTAATTATACAAGGTCCTTTAGAGATTTTAAGTGCaacacagctgtttgtctggtgatttttttatataattgtgTCAGTTAAGACTTAACATTAGAGCACATATCAACCACTAACTAGCTGCTTATTAACATGCATTTGTGTAGCATATTGGCTCTTTATAACTtgtgcaacatgtgtgtgtcaCTTTAAAATGGGATAAATATTCTGACTTAtttctggttttgtgtttttgtcagataAGAAAATACATCTAGTGTATTTAGTattattaaaggataagttcagccaaaaatgaaaattcactcATTATCTATTCACACCCATGCCAActgaaagtcgggtgaagtttcgtacTCCTTACGGGAGGATTGCTTTTCCTTGTAATGCTGCCACTCTGACAGGCCTAAACAGATCAAGGCATATTGAGATCATAACCCATGTAAAACAACGTCCTTACTCACTGTCTTGACGCAGTAATTAGGAcagcgatcctcaataggcggcccccgggccgcatctggcccgccggcctcctgtttgtggcccccgaacttttattccttcaccatgggttttggttgggtcagcacgtgtgcaccgggacttgtctccatgccaacgatacagagacagctgggtcactcaccactgcgagcgcaacttttaactttcactttcgttttcggagcagttcgcgtattcacattttgccagtggtaaaagattgaaaatggcgtgtttccaagtaaactgctattacaaagtgaacagtgaaaatcCACGAATCAGAGAAGTTgggatttaaaatttgcattcattctccctctgaccAGGACAAGCCCCACATATTTTACAGTGCAGCAGTAACAAAGGCCAGACGTAGTTTAAGTAGTTCTTCGCCATTTCGTCATGAAATATCAATCACGCAAACgttgtaacggacggggagtttctcccggcaaagaccctttcactcacggtgccaaaatgtttatcatccttgttaaaactcaactccatttaatcaaagaacaaatgacgtgaattaacccacaaccatcttacatatcatcttattcacaaacacattcacgaaccataattacaccaacaccaacagaatacccaagagtcattgcgccacagtccacaaggggcgttacaatatgccaagagaagctgtgatgaagatttccaatttgaaacagcattatgagacgaagcataggaattttgaagagacatttcctcaaaattcagagataagcacaacacaaataaatgcactgaaatcgtcatatgaagctgcaagcaggatgtttgtcacatctatgtcacaatgaaataaaataatgcatgactgaagtgatggacacaatgttttaaggcaaacaaaaagaggaaatattcaactatgtattttaatttatgttaaaatggacattacattttattttagttcgtattttgttgtttagaatgaaaaggacattttgttttgaatattacagtattattgcatgtggcctgaccaacctcaatacatggacctttgagtcattgaaaaaaatctttgtggccctttaagatttgtatttgagtacccctgaaTTAGGAGGTTATTGGGAAACAACTCTTAATTAGGGCATCTCTTTATTTTAGCCTAATAAAGTGGCCAAAATGCCCTCAAAATGCATGTTATTAAGCAACTAGTTAATGGATAATATGTGTACCCCAATACAAAGTGCTAGTTAttaatacatgtattttttattcttcttctttcaggTGAGAGAAGGTTTGGAGCAGATCAGTAGTTTCCTGTCAGCTCATGCCAGAGAGGTCGTGTTCCTGGACTTCAACCACTTCTACGGCGTGCAGAACCTGCACCACGAAAAACTGGTGGCCATGTTGAAAGAGGTGTTCGGAGACAAACTGTGCCCAGTCGTCTTCGCTCAGGAGGTAACTCAAACACACTTGATGCTTGGCAGGCAGTGGGATTAAAAGCAGTTAAGTGACCTAACAGCAGGACTGGAACAATTATTTCAGACGTTTCTTTCCCCTTTTACAGCTCTTGATTGAGAGTGGAAACGGGGGAGCGTTTTTAGCGCTCGTGTGTGTTCGCAGGCTTTTGATAATTATTGTTTTCTCAGCCCTGCACAACTCTCATTTCTCTGATTTGATCACTTGAGATGCAGAACGATGGTTATCACATCCCTGCTCATTGTTGTTTGCCCTCTTGCATAGAAGTCAAGTAGAAAATCCTCCCGTGCTCAGATTTCTCCCCGTGCTTCCTCTCTTCCACTACCTGTTCCACCCCCCCAACCCAAGCTGATTATGTATGTGAGGAACCTGGAAGAACAAATACCGATCAGCCTTAAAGCTGAAACCTTCGCCGACTCCCACACCACGCACCTGtgaggtgctgctgctgagtgAGGATGAGGtgtagagaggaggaaaaaggctTGTCGAGACGAGCGGATTCTGGAAATAACGAACTCCTTCTCAGAGCTGTAAGGGCACCTGGAGTGGTGTTTAAATATAGTGTAGACAAATGGCTGGTGCTTTTCGTCCACAGATATTATTCCAGGAGCACATCGGCTTATCACCTATTTGCCTCGCAGATGCTCCCCTATGCAAActgcacaatttttttttcccagcagtaGTTTAATAGCTAGAAGGTCATCCTCACAAAGTAAAGCACCTCATGAGAAACAGAATAAAAGACAAGGGACAAGGtacatttaatgtcattttttaaacgagggttaaaaaaaacaaaataatgacaaaGTCCTTGAATCCTGCTACATCTGCTTTAGACAATGAAGGGCTGAGGATGAGTTCGTGAGGTGTACGGGCATTCTGGTTGTGATGAAATAGCTTATTTTGTAGCTATAACCACCTCAATCAACTGACAGGGaatatattgttgttgttgctatcTTGATTTAATGAAGCTCCAATCTTCTACCAAATATATTATGTATTACATGATGTGGTTGCAgtttttataatattaatacagtatatactgcaaacatagaaatgtaaaaacagtggcgtttgcttttgttttattgagTAATTCAGGGGAGAAAAGACATAGGGAGCTGCTCTAAAGTGTCGTATCTATTACTTAGCAGGAATTTAATTTTGGGCAGGTAGTCCTCCGTCTTTCTTAATGTATGAAACTcgcttaaaaatgtgttttgcctCTTGAATAGCCAGTAATAGCTCTGAAAATCAAATTTGAATTGTGTTTTGTGCTCCTCCAGCTCTCGAGCGTTGCCttcagaaaaaacacataccTGAccatttctgtctttattcaGAGCCGAGTATTGAACAAAGCTGCTTAATAATTATTGCATCGGGCAATTTTATCCAGTTATTTCTATTCACTACAATTCTCCCCGACATTCAGCACAGAAGGAGCTCACCTCTCTTTCCCACCTTTTGTCACCTCTTACCATGTCTCCCTTTATAACCTCCTGCTCCGCTTCCCTCCACCCACAGGTGACTCTGCAGTACCTGTGGGAGAAAGAGTACCAGGTGCTTGTCTTCTACCACCACCCCATGGCTCTGGAGGTGCCCTTCCTGTGGCCGGGACAGATGATGCCCTCTCCCTGGGCCAACACCACAGATCCAGAGAAGCTGGTGCAGTTTCTCCAGGCGTCTGTCACGGACCGCAGGTCGGCCTTCGCAGTTATTCCACTGTTGGCACTCTGTCACCTTAATACAAGCGGTTGAATGGGACAAAATCTCTGTGACTCATCATGTCATTcacacagctgatgtttatatTGCATCAGTTATTTGCTGATGTATCCTCACCTGTGTTTTACGTTTTTTTCTATAGCATTAGAAAGTCTAACCATGATGAGTcagatttatgtattttatttgctTAGATTTTAGGGTGTAATTACTAACAATTTAATTTGCTGTAATTGGTTAAGAATAGTCAACTAAGAGGATGGGAAGTACAGTGAGGTTATCACAATGTCTGAGCTCCACGCTGTATGTGAACACACATTGTATCACGCATATAACGTAAAACAGTATGTTccattcacattttaaaaacctgaCCTCAATTTGCAAAATGTTCATGTCTATTATCTTTTTTGTGACAGAATTgtatggaagccctgaggggcaagaGAGATTTTTATTATCACTTTTTTTCGGGTGCTCTTTTTTCGAAGTTCAAattgtttttcatgtgtgacaCAGAATGATTTTTAGTTTTCATGTGTCAAAccgagtgaaaaaaaaacatcatacggctcaatacattttttcactcaGCTGAACACATGAAAGAACAAATTCAAccataaaagggaaaaaatgttCACTCCTCTctacacatggaaaaaaaaaattgtttcatCTATGAAAAAGAGATTTCTTCTCTCAGACTgatgcataaaaaaaagaaaaattactgGTTTGGCGCGTGAAAAAATGAACGTTTCACccgtgaaaaacaaaaaatttcACTTGGCtcgaaacataaaaaaaaacagtattttcccgagaaaaaatgttttatcactTGGCTCGACAcatgaaaacgttttttttccactctgtttcatacatgaaaaagaacatttttgaacTTAAAAATAAGCACCGAAAAAATTAATTCTCCCTTGCCCCTTCCTTAAacttgagttttttttgttcctaCAAAAtcctaaaaaatacaaaataaaataaactgcgAATGCTTGATGTATCTCCTGCAGGAGGAAGGGGACCTTCTTTGTCTCGCAGGTGGTTCTGACACCAAAGGCGAGCACTGTGATGAAGGGCGTGGCCAGCGGATTGAGAGAGACAATCACAGAAAGGTGTGTACAcctgtgtatgagtgtgtgtgatagagagacagaatgaacaagaaatgtgttttatgttcaCGTTCAGTGTAACACAGTTATGATGAGATGCAGGGTTAGGGACGGAGGTTCCtggtctgaaaagtgaaacCGATGTGGAAATTGTAATTCTGTCCAATGGCTGAAAGGGAGCAACTCCACTGGTTTTAAGAACAATTCTGACtttatgtaagcttatgagaaaataaccCTACTTGTTGCTTGATTTATTACCTAAACAGTTTCAAAATAAGTTTATGGACTCAATTGCTAGTTTCAAATCTTCTTCTCAATACAGCATGACGTTCGGTTTGTGAATTATCGACACGTGTAGAGTAAAATAGATAAATCAGGATATGCCTTAGGGCTACAAAACTGCTATCACGGTGTATCCTCGTGTTCTCAGTCAGATCTAATCAGGATATCTGCCCCAGCCCCACCTTTCATCCATATATTGTCACTTCTGgtgccaaaaaaaacaagatgacgCAAGAATTTAACTTCAAACTCGAGGGTTAAAAAACGAGAGTCCACGAACCAATGGGTGATGCCACGGGAGATTTAGCACCTGTGATTACACACAGTGTTAGTCAACATAAACACCGGCAAAATTATAGCAACACCTCAGACACCGGAGGCCACAGCCGTGACATGATTTGCTCCgtaacaacacaacaaaccttCGCAGGCATGTGCACCAACACATATATGAGTCATTGTGGCATTTTATAACTAAATCCagagggttagggttgggataggtttttttttttcctcttttttctgaACAGCTGCCACAGACCCGAGGCGGTGCTTCTCATCCTCCCTCTTTCTATAAATCTCCCTCTTCTCAGTTCTGGTTCACTTTTTCTGATTTACCCTCAGCTTTGTCTGCATGTCACTCCCTCTTAATGTCACCAGCTCGTTAAAAGCGTCGGCAGAATAACCATCAATTTCCCCCCGGCATGAATTATTCATTCGGTAACTCCACTATCTGCCATTGCTCACCAGGCTTTTGGTGACTTTGATTCAGGCGTCTTTCAGATTCCGGCCATTCGCTTTGGAGGGCTCGACAGAACTAGAAAGCCGGGGCGCGAGGAAGGAGACGGCTCGTAGAATATTTTGCCGTGCAGTAGTAACGCCCTCCCTCCGGTGCACGGCTCTCATGAACATGTCCGGCGCGTTCCAAGTGTCATCCTCACAGCTGGTGTCTGGCTTGTAGACATCTCATGCTGCGTCACAGAGATCTTTTATTGCAGCCTACCGCTCTCCGCCATGaatcatctcttttttttctattcctcCCTCTATCTTTTGTGACTTTTATGGCCCCGACCCTGCCCTGacgcgtgtgtctgtgtgtttttttttttttttgtgtgtgtgtgtcctcccaGGGCCTTGCCGGGCATGATGCAGTGGATCAGATCGCAGCGACCCGGGGAGAGCGGCATCAACATTATCACAGCTGACTTTGTGGAGCTCGGAGAGTTCATCAGCGCCGTCATCACCCTCAACTATCACCTCGACGACGATGACGACGACGCCACCTGAGAGCCCTTGGCGGGGGGGCGGGGGGCGCCGGGGAGCACAGTCGCCACCATCGCCGGTGGTTTGGTCTGCGCTCTCACTCTTTTCTCTTTGGCATTTATTTCAAGAGGGGAGCTGCACGGCTCCTCTCACTTTATTTAGGGCTATAGTGAATTGAGTGATCGAATGGCAAAGATGGGATGAGGGGATGAGAATTTGGGCTTAAGAGGAACAACAGTGATGTTTGGTTGGAGCACAAAGAGAGTGAGGTTTTGTTCGTTTCCCACTGAGGgatcaacattgttttttttcaaaagagatGTTCATTTCCTTTACTTCCTGTGCTGTAAAAACTAACCGCTTTCTCCACTGATCAAATGCACTCTTTTCAGTCTTACCACTTCGCCAAGGGTAGATTCTTCTGAGCATATCAACTTTCTGCTAATTGTGTCGCCGCCTTCATTCTTGGTATTTCtagtgacagtgacagttttTTCCTCAGaggttgtattttttttttttttgaaaaaccaGTTTGTGTAACTCAAACCACTCAAATTGTGGGGCTGGTGTAAGTAGCTTGCAGTTGTTTGTCTCGTTTGGAAGATCTGTCCAAGAGACgttttgttttcgtttttttttttctcgtatTTTTTAACAATATGCATCTTTAGTCAGATCACTGCGGGTGTTTCTGAACAACGACTCGAGCGGCTTGAAGGCAGACTGTGTTCACGATGTGTTTACACAATACATAGTCAAGATATtcctaatttttttaatttttttttgccgtgGGGGGCTTTCTCCCAGTAGTTCTCCACTTAAGTCAGCCTGCAGATCCGAACTCTGATCAGACATCTTTGT contains:
- the plcxd3 gene encoding PI-PLC X domain-containing protein 3, encoding MASSHGRSDMRFADWMASLPQSMHTIPLTNLAIPGSHDSFSFYIDEASPVGPEQPETVQNFVSVFGTVAKKLMRKWLATQTMNFNSQLEAGIRFFDLRISTKPRDPDNELFFAHGLFSATVREGLEQISSFLSAHAREVVFLDFNHFYGVQNLHHEKLVAMLKEVFGDKLCPVVFAQEVTLQYLWEKEYQVLVFYHHPMALEVPFLWPGQMMPSPWANTTDPEKLVQFLQASVTDRRRKGTFFVSQVVLTPKASTVMKGVASGLRETITERALPGMMQWIRSQRPGESGINIITADFVELGEFISAVITLNYHLDDDDDDAT